One bacterium genomic window, GGTATAATGGGATACCCCAGAGGCAGACAACAGACAACAGAACACAGAAGACAGAAGAGAGAAGAGAGAAAATTTAAACCAAGCTTTCATTCCGCATTCCGCAATCTGCATTCCGCATTCCAAAATAGCGCCAATGGGATTTGAACCCATGTTTCCGGATTGAGAGCCCGATGTCCTAACCCCTAGACGATGGCGCCTCATTTAAATTATATCATAAAATTGACAAGGAAGACAAGGGTTGGTAAAATTTTTGTTATGATTGTAAGGCTTAAAGAAGATATGGTTTCTGAGGCGATAAAGATATTTGAGGGTCTTCCCCATTACTTTAATCCGCTTGGCATTCAAAGGTTAAAGGATGAGATAAAGGAATATTTTGCTAAACCTCCATCTCCTGAATTAGCTGGATTCTTCGTTTATGTAAAGGACGATGAAATCCTTGGAATGATTGGATACAAAAGGCGATTATATCATAGAGAATATGAGATAACATGGTTTGCGGTTAGAAAGGATTGTCAGAGAAGGGGGATAGGAAGAGGGCTTGTCTCTTATCTTTCTAACTTTCTTTCCCAATATCAACTTGAGCTACTTACCGCAAACATTCCCGATGACCCTATTTCTCGTGAGTTTTATTATAAAATGGGTTTTAGAAGCATAAATAGGTTTCTTAATCACGAGGGAGAAAAACTTGTTTATCAAAAAAGATTTGGTTATATTGCTGATACCTGCCAGGAGCTTGTTGCAAATTATCTAAGGAGAAAAAAGCTAAAAGAACTTAAGAAGAAACCTTGACATATTATCCATTCAGCCTTTATCTAAAGGATACCTTCGGTGAAAAAGTAAGAAGAATAAGCATAGATGCAGGATTTACCTGTCCAAATATTGATGGATATTTAAGCAATAAGGGCTGTATCTATTGCAATAATAAAGCATTTAGCCTATATACAAGGGAGAAAAAGGATATAAGAACGCAAATAATAGAATCTATAAATTATTATAAAAATAGGGGGATAAACAAATTCCTCGCCTATTTTCAAGCCTTTACGAATACATATGCTCCTTTAGAAAGATTAAAAAAAACATATGACACAATAAGGGAATTTAAGGATATTGTAGGTCTTATCATTTCAACCAGGCCAGATTGCGTAGATTCTGAAAAAATAAAGCTCATTGCTTCATATAAAAGCAATTACCTTACCTGGATTGAATATGGCTTACAAACAACCCATAACCATATTCTTAAGGCAGCTAATCGAAACCATACCTATGAGGATTTTTTAAAAGCCCTTGAGATAACAAAAAATGAGGGGATAAATGTTGGTGTGCATATGATAATTGGGCTTCCAGAAGAAACATACAATGAAATAATGATTG contains:
- a CDS encoding GNAT family N-acetyltransferase; protein product: MTRKTRVGKIFVMIVRLKEDMVSEAIKIFEGLPHYFNPLGIQRLKDEIKEYFAKPPSPELAGFFVYVKDDEILGMIGYKRRLYHREYEITWFAVRKDCQRRGIGRGLVSYLSNFLSQYQLELLTANIPDDPISREFYYKMGFRSINRFLNHEGEKLVYQKRFGYIADTCQELVANYLRRKKLKELKKKP
- a CDS encoding TIGR01212 family radical SAM protein (This family includes YhcC from E. coli K-12, an uncharacterized radical SAM protein.) — encoded protein: MTYYPFSLYLKDTFGEKVRRISIDAGFTCPNIDGYLSNKGCIYCNNKAFSLYTREKKDIRTQIIESINYYKNRGINKFLAYFQAFTNTYAPLERLKKTYDTIREFKDIVGLIISTRPDCVDSEKIKLIASYKSNYLTWIEYGLQTTHNHILKAANRNHTYEDFLKALEITKNEGINVGVHMIIGLPEETYNEIMIDAERLSSLPIDGIKFHCLHILKDTGLEAMYKKNKIRLFKMDEYIKIICDFLEKIPKNVVILRLISDAKPEYLIAPKWMNKKGIVISKINKELERRWNLRY